The Pseudorasbora parva isolate DD20220531a chromosome 16, ASM2467924v1, whole genome shotgun sequence genome includes a region encoding these proteins:
- the trabd gene encoding traB domain-containing protein isoform X1: protein MEQENNSDEDSVSAAEDDAQPSFHLGLSDSEAVEVLWQVRTQRRQAEPDLPDTVTRLATPDGSIVYLVGTAHFSDSSKNDVANTIRAVQPDVVVVELCQYRVSMLKMDEKTLLKEAKDINLEKVQQAIKQNGVMSGLMQILLLKVSAHITEQLGMAPGGEFREAFKEAGKVPFCKFHLGDRPIPVTFKRAIAALSLWQKARLAWGLCFLSDPISKEDVEKCKQKDLLEQTMSEMIGEFPALHRTIVAERDIYLTHTLRQAARCVEAPPNAEKVPAVVVGVVGMGHVPGIERNWDKELNIHEIMSVAPPSRFGWVVRNVLKGAMWGLLGYACFRASKGVGRALLSLPTVQSLLENIRTPSV, encoded by the exons CAGACTCTGAGGCAGTGGAAGTGTTGTGGCAGGTTCGTACCCAGCGCCGGCAGGCAGAGCCTGATCTTCCGGACACTGTGACGCGTCTCGCCACACCTGATGGCAGTATTGTGTATCTTGTTGGCACCGCTCACTTCAGCGACAGCAGCAAAAATGATGTTGCCAAT ACAATCCGAGCGGTCCAGCCTGATGTGGTGGTGGTGGAGCTGTGCCAGTACAGAGTATCCATGCTTAAAATGGATGAGAAAACGCTGCTAAAAGAGGCTAAAGACATTAACTTGGAGAAGGTCCAGCAGGCTATTAAACAG AACGGAGTGATGTCTGGCCTCATGCAGATACTGCTGCTCAAAGTCTCAGCTCACATTACAGAACAGCTGGGCATGGCCCCTGGAGGAGAGTTTAGAGAAGCCTTTAAGGAG GCAGGTAAAGTGCCCTTCTGTAAATTTCACCTTGGGGATCGCCCCATTCCAGTAACCTTTAAGCGTGCAATAGCTGCTCTCAGCCTGTGGCAGAAGGCTCGTCTGGCCTGGGGCCTGTGCTTCCTCTCTGACCCTATCAG CAAGGAGGATGTAGAGAAGTGCAAACAAAAAGATCTTCTGGAACAGACCATGTCAGAGATGATTGGCGAGTTTCCAGCCCTCCACCGCACTATTGTTGCAGAACGAGACAtctacctcacacacacacttagacaGGCAGCGCGCTGCGTGGAGGCGCCACCTAATGCTGAAA aaGTGCCTGCTGTGGTGGTTGGAGTGGTTGGGATGGGTCATGTGCCTGGTATTGAGAGGAACTGGGATAAAGAACTCAATATCCATGAGATCATGAG CGTGGCTCCACCGTCTCGTTTTGGCTGGGTAGTACGCAACGTGTTGAAGGGAGCCATGTGGGGGCTTCTGGGTTATGCCTGCTTCCGTGCCAGCAAGGGCGTGGGGAGGGCGTTACTCTCCTTACCGACTGTCCAATCACTGCTTGAAAATATACGAACACCTTCCGTTTGA
- the trabd gene encoding traB domain-containing protein isoform X2, with the protein MEQENNSDEDSVSAAEDDAQPSFHLGLYSEAVEVLWQVRTQRRQAEPDLPDTVTRLATPDGSIVYLVGTAHFSDSSKNDVANTIRAVQPDVVVVELCQYRVSMLKMDEKTLLKEAKDINLEKVQQAIKQNGVMSGLMQILLLKVSAHITEQLGMAPGGEFREAFKEAGKVPFCKFHLGDRPIPVTFKRAIAALSLWQKARLAWGLCFLSDPISKEDVEKCKQKDLLEQTMSEMIGEFPALHRTIVAERDIYLTHTLRQAARCVEAPPNAEKVPAVVVGVVGMGHVPGIERNWDKELNIHEIMSVAPPSRFGWVVRNVLKGAMWGLLGYACFRASKGVGRALLSLPTVQSLLENIRTPSV; encoded by the exons ACTCTGAGGCAGTGGAAGTGTTGTGGCAGGTTCGTACCCAGCGCCGGCAGGCAGAGCCTGATCTTCCGGACACTGTGACGCGTCTCGCCACACCTGATGGCAGTATTGTGTATCTTGTTGGCACCGCTCACTTCAGCGACAGCAGCAAAAATGATGTTGCCAAT ACAATCCGAGCGGTCCAGCCTGATGTGGTGGTGGTGGAGCTGTGCCAGTACAGAGTATCCATGCTTAAAATGGATGAGAAAACGCTGCTAAAAGAGGCTAAAGACATTAACTTGGAGAAGGTCCAGCAGGCTATTAAACAG AACGGAGTGATGTCTGGCCTCATGCAGATACTGCTGCTCAAAGTCTCAGCTCACATTACAGAACAGCTGGGCATGGCCCCTGGAGGAGAGTTTAGAGAAGCCTTTAAGGAG GCAGGTAAAGTGCCCTTCTGTAAATTTCACCTTGGGGATCGCCCCATTCCAGTAACCTTTAAGCGTGCAATAGCTGCTCTCAGCCTGTGGCAGAAGGCTCGTCTGGCCTGGGGCCTGTGCTTCCTCTCTGACCCTATCAG CAAGGAGGATGTAGAGAAGTGCAAACAAAAAGATCTTCTGGAACAGACCATGTCAGAGATGATTGGCGAGTTTCCAGCCCTCCACCGCACTATTGTTGCAGAACGAGACAtctacctcacacacacacttagacaGGCAGCGCGCTGCGTGGAGGCGCCACCTAATGCTGAAA aaGTGCCTGCTGTGGTGGTTGGAGTGGTTGGGATGGGTCATGTGCCTGGTATTGAGAGGAACTGGGATAAAGAACTCAATATCCATGAGATCATGAG CGTGGCTCCACCGTCTCGTTTTGGCTGGGTAGTACGCAACGTGTTGAAGGGAGCCATGTGGGGGCTTCTGGGTTATGCCTGCTTCCGTGCCAGCAAGGGCGTGGGGAGGGCGTTACTCTCCTTACCGACTGTCCAATCACTGCTTGAAAATATACGAACACCTTCCGTTTGA